The DNA window TTAAAGTGATGCTCGGCGGTGGGCTGGGCGCTCAACCGTTCTCGGCCCAAACAGCCTCCGAGTTCATGGAGGAGGAGCGGATCATCCCGTTTATCGAGGGCGTCATCCGCGTGTTCGACCGCTATGGCGAACGGCAGAAACGCCATAAAGCCCGGATGAAATATCTCCTCAACGACATCGGTCTGGAGGAAATGCTCCGGCTCGTCGAGGAAGAAACGCTGGCATTGAAAGTTAAGGAGTTTGACGTTCAAGGTTTAACGTTTAACGTTGCCACTGAGTCAGATGAGCAGCCGTCAACGGTAAACATTGAAGCACAAACTGAAAACCCAGCTTACGCAACCTGGCTGAAAACCAACGTCTTCGAGCAGAAGCAGGCGGGCTGGTATGCCGTGCAACTGCGCGTGCTACTGGGCGATATGCACTCGGATACAGCGCGGGCACTGGCAGAGATTGTAAAACAATACGCTGCCGACGATATCCGCGTGACGGTCAATCAGGGGTATCTGCTCCGGTTTGTCCGGCCCGAGAACCTGCCTGCCGTCTTCGACGCACTCGACGCGCTGGGCCTGGCCGAACCCGGCTTCGACACCACCGCCGACATCACGACCTGCCCCGGCACCGATACCTGTAATCTCGCCATTTCGAGCAGCTATGGCATCACGCGGGCACTGGAGACGATGATGCGCGAAGAGTTTCCCGATCTTGTTTTCAACGACGACATCAAGATCAAGATTTCGGGTTGCATGAACGGTTGTGGTCAACATTCTGTCGCGAACATTGGCTACCACGGCTCGTCGCTGAAAAACGGTGCGTACGTGCTGCCTGCGCTGCAAGTGCTGCTCGGTGGTGGTTTCAACGGCAAAGGCGAAGGCCTGATCGCCGACAAGGTCATTAAGATTCCGAGCAAGCGCGGCCCCGATTCGCTGCGCTACCTGCTCCGCGATTTCGAAACCAACGCCTTCGACGGTGAATACTTCAGCGACTACTACGCACGGCAGGGCAAGAACTATTTCTACCAGTTGCTGAAACCGCTGGCCGATCTGAAAACGCTCGTCAATACCGATTACATCGACTGGGACCATACCGAAGCTTACGTAACGGAAGTGGGCGTGGGCGAATGTGCCAGCGTACTGATCGACCTCGTCGCAACGACGCTGGAGGAAGCCACCGAAAAAGCTGGCTGGTCGCGTGAAGCGCTGACCGACGGTCGCTGGGCCGATGCGCTGTACCATGCGTATAACGTATTCGTTACCGGTGCTAAAGCTGCGCTGATGAGCCGCGACGTACCGACAAACACGCAGTACGGCATCATCAACGACTTCGACAAAACGTTTGCGGGTGAACCGGGTTTCCACCCCACCGAAGGTGATTTCAAGGCGCAGGTGTTCAGCATCAACAAGCAGGAGCCGTCGGAAGCGTTTGCCCGGCAGTTCCTGACCGACGCCGACGCTTTTCTGCACTCGGTACAAACCTACCGCGACGCGCAGATCGAACACGACGGCCTCCCCGAACTCCACGAACTCGTGCAGGCCAAGGACAGCTAACGGGGTTGAATGACTAAGTGACAGAATGATTGAATAAGCTGGCACATTCATTCTATCACTCAGTCATTTAATCATTCTATCATTCAATTCATGAAGCTTACGCTCGTAGGGGCCGGTCCCGGTGATCCCGATTTGATAACGCTTAAGGGTGTGAAAGCGCTGCAACAGGCCGACGTGGTCATGTATGACGCGCTCGTTCACCCTGATCTACTGACGCACTGCCGCCCGGATGCGCTGCTGGTGTACGTTGGCAAGCGACGCGGTGCGTATTCCTGTATGCAGGAAGATATCAACCCGCTGATTGTGCATTACGCGCAGCAGTACGGCCACGTCGTGCGGCTCAAAGGGGGCGACTCGTTTGTGTTTGGGCGGGGCTACGAAGAACTCGACTACGCCCGGCAGCACGGCCTCGACACAGCCGTCGTACCGGGTCTGTCGAGCAGTTACGCCGTACCCGCGTCGGCGGGCGTTCCGCTAACGACGCGCGGTCTGTCGGAAAGCTTCTGGGTCGTTACGGGCACCACCAAAGCCGGGCAGCTATCCGCCGATCTGACACTGGCGGCTCAGTCATCGGCAACGGTCGTCGTGCTGATGGGTATGCACAAGCTGCCCGACATCGCCCGTTTGTTTGCCGAACAGGGTAAGGCCGATACGCCCATAGCAATCATTCAGAACGGTACCCTGCCCGAACAGCGCGTCGTGACGGGGCACATCCATTCCATTGTCGACCGGGTGGCCGAAACGCAGATCGACAACCCGGCCATTATCGTAATCGGTGCCGTTGCGGGCCTGACGACCGATCAATACGCGTCGATAGCGGCTGCCGTAGGTCAGGACTAACAGGCCCATCATAAATGAAAGCGCCCCACAGTTTTTGTGCTGTGGGGCGCTTTTTAGTTGTAGCTCTGCTGTCTACCCAATACGTTCGGTCACAAACGATACTACATCGTTGGTGGCAACTTTGTGCTGTTCGCCGGAGACCATATTTTTGATCGTCAACTGATTCGTCTGTACTTCTTCGGAGCCGATCAGGACCACAAACGGAATCTGCTTGGCGTTGGCGTAGTCGAGCATCTTTTTCACTTTCGCCAAGTCGGGGTAGACCTCGGCCGAGACGTTGGCCGTCCGAAACTGACTTAGCAACGGCAGTGCTACTACGCGTGCGTCGGCGTCGAACGGGATAATCAGCACCTTTGTCCCCTGCCCGGCTCCCTCAGGAAACAGAGCCAGTTCGTCCATGACGTCGTAAATCCGGTCGACACCGAAGGAGATACCCACCCCCGATAGCCCCGGCATTCCGAACGCGCCCGTCAGGTTGTCGTAGCGACCGCCCCCGCTGATGCTACCGATGGACACGCCGTTCGCTTTTACTTCAAAAATGGCCCCTGTGTAGTACGACAGCCCCCGCGCCAGCGTCGGATCGATCTCGATCTGCGCGTTTTCCAGCCCAGCCAGTTCAGCTAATTGCAATGTTTCGCGCAACTCAGCCACTCCTTTCTGCGCCGTTGCTGATGCTGCCAGCCAATTGGTTAGCTGATCGAGTGTGGCGGCTGTCGATGCGTTGTCGAAGGTAAAGAGCGGGTCTAGCTGGCTAATTGCTTCTTCCGAAAAACCGCGTTCGCGTAGTTCGTCCAGTACCTTGTCTTTGCCGATCTTGTCCAGCTTATCGATGGCGACGGAGAGCGGTCCCTCCTGCCCCGGCATTCCGATGGCTTCAGCGATACCGGCCAGAATTTTCCGGTTGTTGATCTTCAGCGTAAAATCCTGAATTCCCAGGTTGCGCATCACCTCGTGAATCATCAGGATGATCTCGGCTTCGCAGATGAGCGAATCGGTACCCACCACGTCGGCGTCGCACTGATAAAACTCGCGGTAGCGGCCTTTCTGTGGCCGGTCGGCGCGCCACACGGGCTGCATCTGATACCGCTTGAAGGGCATCGGCAGGTTGTTGCGGTTCATCACCACATACCGGGCAAACGGCACCGTCAGATCATAGCGCAGCCCTTTCTCGCTGATTTTCGGCGTCAGCTTTTTACTGCCCGTTTGCAGATCGGCGTCGGTCAGGCTACCGGCAAAATCGCCGGAGTTGAGAATCTTAAACAGGAGTTGATCGCCCTCATCGCCGTACTTCCCCATCAGCGTCGACAGGTTTTCCATAGATGGGGTTTCGAGCGGTTGAAAGCCAAAGCGTTGAAAGGTCTGGCGAATGGTATCGAAAATGAAGAGCCGTTTGCGCATCTGCTCCGGCCCGAAATCGCGGGTACCTTTGGGTAAGGTCGGTTTTTGCATGGCGCAAAAATAAGGGACAGGATTACAGGATAAACAGGATTCTGAGGTTTTGAGTGGCCACCCGGCTTTCCTATGTAGTTAAAAAGACTGCTAGTTTCTGTCGTTTTATCAGGAAAAACACTATTTTTGCGGTTCGAAAATCTGAACCGTCATTTATCATATACAATACCGTCATGGGAGTTACTGAACTGAAGCGGAAAGGCCGTCGGAACCGCGCCATCGCCAACAACAAGACAAACGCTATCAAACAACTGCTGCGTAAGCCAATCATCCGCAACGTCGATGTAGAGGCTATCAAGGCTTCGTTTGACGAAAAGAAGCAGCAGGCTTAAGCACAACTTGCCTTGCTCATCGATCCTCACTCCGACCGGGTGAGGATTTTTGTTTTGTAACGGTTAACGGCTGATTACGGCTCCGCCCCCGATCCCGCTTCTTTAGTTCCCGCCGGACGAACCGCCGATAATCGAGTTGCGACCGGAAACGCTGCGCCTGCCCAAACAACAGCAGCCCACCCACAATCAGGATCAGGCCATACGCACCCCAAAGTGCCCACTGCGTCGTTGGTGCACCCTGCATCCGCCTGGTAGCCGCTTCACTAAACACGCATAGCCCCACCACAAACGCCAGCAGACTTAACGGCGTGAGCAGCTGCCACTTAGTGCGTGTACTCATGCGGTTAATCATCCGTTGACCGGGTGGTTTTCTAAGCTTAGTCATCTCTGTAGGCTGCGTCCTTTTATTCGCGCAATCAGTTTCATACATCTGTATGAAGACTTAACAATTACGTAATATACATTAAAGTCAGGCCATTGTCAAGCCTTTTCTCTTTAGTAGAACGGCAAAATACGGACCAGCCTTGCGTCAGGATGGGTAATCGATAGTAGCCCCCGTTTCGCGAAATCCCTTCGGCTCGCGCAGTCGTTTCCAGCCCTCACTTAGAAAACCGATACCGTAGCCTATCAGTTGCACAAAGGCCGCTTCCACGCTCAATAGGCCCACGTACAGACTGCTTTCTTTGCGGGTTGCATCGATCAGAATAGCCAGCGAAAACACCAGCAGACCCGCAACGGCCAGCCCAAACAGCCAGGGGCTGATGAGTAGCCAGACAGGAACGGAAAAAACGTAGAGGGTAAACAGGGCCGGAAACGTGTGCACCAGTTTCAGTTCGCGGGGGTAGTAGCGCGAGATGTTGATGCGGGCACGACCAAAAAAGCGAAGCTGCCGATAAAATTGAGCGAAGCGGGTCCGGCGTTTGTGGTAGATATACGCGTCGGGAATCAGGCCGGTGGTAAAGCCACTCTCGATAATCCGAATGGCGAATTCGATGTCTTCGCCCATCCGGCTGAGTCGGTACCCGCGCGTTTTCTCCCACACCTGCCGCGACAGCCCCATGTTGAAACTGCGCGGATGGTAGGTACCGCCCAGATTGGTTTTGCTGCCCCGGATGCCGCCCGTTGTGAAGGGCGACGTCATCGAATAACTGATGGCTTTCTGGACGGGCGTAAAATCAGGGTGCGCGCGGTCGGGGCCACCGTACGCATCGAGCCACTGCCCGGCAAGGTGCTGACTGACGGTTTGGAAATAGTGGGGCGGCACAAGGGCATCGGAGTCGAAGATCACGAAGTAGTCGCCGGTGGCCCGCTCGAAGCCGTAGTTGCGCGCAAAACCCTGCCCCGAGTTGGGTTTTTCAAAGTAACGGATCGCCAGTTTGCTGGCGAACTCAACAACCACATCCTCAGCCCGCTCCACCGACCCGTCTTCAATCACCAGCACTTCGAAGTTGGTGTAGGTCTGACGAGTCAGACTCGTCAGCAGTTCACGCAGTTCGTCGGGGCGGTTAAAAACGGGAATGATGATGGAAAACCGGAGCATCAGGTTTTGTTGACAGAGTTACTGGATTTGATTGATGATTGATTGATTGACTGGCTCCCTTACTTACGGTTCAGCCGTTCGAGCACCGTTTTAAGGGCGGCATAGTCGGCTCCATCGATGAAAGCCGCTACTTTACCATCCCGATCGACCACGATACAGGTTGACCCCGCCCCGACGCCAAATTTGCGATTAAACCCGTATGCGTTCGGCACAGCGACAAACGGTAGTTTCTGCGTTTTCAGTACGTCCGCTATTTCTTCGGCCGAATCACTAAATATCCCCAATGACATAAACCCCGCTCCGGTCTGGAACGGCTGAAGTGCTTCAGCAAACTGCGCCACGTGTTTAAGGTTCCAGAAGGGTCGGTGCGTACTAATCCAGAAGCTCAGCACGACTACCTGTCCTTTCAACTCCGTCGACCGGTACTCCTTGTTGTCGATACCTTTCATCACAAACAAAGGCATCTCCGCCCCTACTTTCGGGCGGTTTTCGTCACCCCGGTTGTAGAATCGGTGCGTCTCGCGTTCTTCGCTCGTCGTAGGCCGTAACAGGTAAGAAGCCGGTTGCCCGTATTCATTCATTACTTCTTCGAGATGATAGCCATTCCTGTCCCGCCTGGTTAGTTCTTCGTACTTACTGGCAGGAATGCGTTCTCCTGTCGCTTTGTCGATGATTATCGTTTTGTCATCAATGCGATGAGTATACGAAATGCCACCTGTCCGTGTCTCGACGGCAGGCACCTGGGCGATCGCTAACTGCCCTGCGCTCACCGCAACAGCCAGACTTATCAAGGCAAGTAATTTCATACACATCAACGTTTGGAAGACTAACCAACCACTTCACGTAAACTTTCGTCGTTGGCCTGAATAATCCGGTCGACCAGCTCGTCGGTAAGGGCGACGGAGAGGAACAGGCTTTCGAACTGCGACGGCGCCAGGTAAATACCCCGGTCGAGCATGGCGTGGAAATAGTGGCCGAACAGCGCCGTGTCGCACGACTTGGCCCCGGCAAAGTCAATCACTGGCCGATCGGTCATAAACAGCGTAAACATCGAACTGATGTGATTGATCGTGTAGGCCAGCCCTAGCTTGTCCAGCGTTTGCCGGAAGCCCGTCGTCAGCTTGTCGCCGATCGCATCCAGCCGCGTGTATACGTTCGGGTGATCGTTGAGGTGGTGCAGCATCGCCAGCCCCGCCGACATCGCGATAGGATTTCCCGACAACGTACCGGCCTGATAAACCGGCCCGGCGGGGGCTACCATCTTCATAATATCGGCCCGGCCACCGTAGGCACCGACTGGCATACCACCGCCGATGATCTTACCCATCGTCGTCAGGTCGGGGGTGATACCGAAGCGTTCCTGCGCGCCACCTTTAGCCAGCCGGAAACCGGTCATTACCTCATCGAAGATCAGGACAACACTGTGCTGATCGCAGAGGGCGCGGATGCCTTCAAGGAAACCGGGTTCGGGCAGGACACAGCCCATGTTCCCCACAACGGGTTCGAGGATCAGGGCCGCCACCTGATTGTGGTTGTTCAGCAGCAGTTCCTCTACCGCAGCCAGATCGTTATACGGAGCCGTAAGCGTGTCGGCGGCCGTCGCTTTTGTGACGCCCGGCGAATCGGGAATGCCCATCGTCATGGCTCCGCTACCAGCCGCAATCAGAAACGAGTCGCCGTGACCGTGGTAACAGCCCTCAAACTTGATGATTTTATCGCGACCAGTGAAGCCACGGGCTACGCGGATAGCCGCCATCGTCGCTTCGGTACCGGAATTAACCATCCGCACCATCTCCACCGACGGCACCATCGACACGATCAGCTCGGCCATCTCGACCTCTTTACGCGTCGGGGCACCAAACGAAAATGAGTGCTGAATAGCGTCGGCAACGGCTTTCTCGACCGGCTCAAAGGCGTGGCCCAGGATCATTGGCCCCCACGAATTAATCAGTTCGATGTATTCGCGACCGTCTTCATCGTACAGATACGGCCCTTTCGCCGATTTGATAAACAGCGGATTCCCACCCACCGACCGAAACGCCCGAACGGGTGAATTAACCCCACCGGGAATAAGCGTTTTGGCTTTCTCAAACAGTTGTTCGCTAGTCATAATTTTGACTGATTGAATGATAGAATGATTGAGTGATAAAGCGACTGAATGGTAGGATGTGCCAGCCTATTCAATCATTCTATCACTCACTCATTCACTCACTCACTAATTGATTTTAATAAATCGTCCGCCGTCGAATTTGACGATTGGGACGATCTGGTTGTCGTTTGATTGCGTGTAATCGAAGCCCGACAGCAGGTAGTCGTCAGTATCGGAACGCATGGCGTCACGATTACGCAGCCCACCGTTTTTCGCCAGCTGACGGCCGAAGAATAAGAGCATGTCGTAACCTTCACTGGCAAATACGGACGGGATTGTATTTAGCTCAGCCAGATAGGTCTGGTTAAACGTAACGACCGGCTCCCGATCAGAACTGACGTAGTCGGGGTACAGCAGGTACAGGTCGCGCCGGGAGAAGGTCGACGATCCGTTTTTGTACATATTAAAAGCGGAGGCCGTTGCCAGCAGGGGCGCATTGACCCGGCGGTTACTCAGGGCTTCCTGCAAACGCGGCCCGTCCGTATCGTTACTGCTCGACAGGAATACATGGCCGATGGCAGGCACAGTCGTTGCTGGCACTGCTGGCGTTGTTGAGGTCGGGGTAGCGACACCGGGACGGGGAACGGGGGTAAACAACGATGCCGCCGTTGCCTGCGCCGTCGGTCCCATCCGGCGAAAGTCGGCGATCTGGTAGCGCTGTTGCAGCAGTTCATCGCGGTACGCAGCAGCCAGTAAGGAGTCCTTGCGCGTACTGCCGAAGTAAATGGCCGCCCGGCGTATATTGTTGATCGACTGCGCCTGACCGGCTACCTGCTCCGCCTGCCGTGCCAGCGACGACTGCGCCAGAAACGACATCGGCTGGTCCTGGATCAGTTCGCTACTCGTTGCTATCGGATTCAACAAAACTACGCCGTTCTGATTGGCCCAGGCCGACACGATCCGGTTCGGTTCGACATACAGCGGGCCGATAATGAGGTCGGTCTGCGCGAACGCCGGGCTGTTAACCAGTTCAAGCGTTCTGTTGGGGTCATTGTCGAGGTCGTATGCCAGCAGGTTGACCGTTATACCTTCCTGCTGTAGTTTGGCTTTCGCCATTATCATACCGTTGTACAGGTCGTAGACGTACTGGTTACTGCGCGACCGTTTGCCGTTGTTGAAATCCTCGATGCGAAACGGCATCATCACCGCCACGTTATACGAACTCTTTACCCGGTTGGGCCGCGTCGAAGCCGTAACGGCTGGGCGGTTTGTACGGGACGGTTGCGATTGCGCGGATGTGCTGGTCGTTGGCGTCAGACGCGGAGCCGCCGTTCCGGGAACGCCAAAGCGGTTCGTCAGTTCGTCCGACAACTCCAGATCGGCCCGGTCGCTGGACGACCGTTGAATCAGATCGATCAGCGCCAGACCAACGATGCGGTTGTCCGGGTAAGTTCGGTTGAGTTGCTTGAGTGCCCGCAAATCGGTGGCCCGGCCCAGAATAGCCTGCTCGGCACGGGCCGCATCGCTGCGAAGCGCAGGGTCGTTGAGGCCATCCAACGTTTTCAGACCATCATCGTACCGCCCCTCTTCGAGCTGTGAAATACCTAGCAAATAGGTCGCGTCGGGCTGTTTGGGCCAGTCGGGAAAGCGGTCGGTCAGCTGGCGCAGCATGAGCCGGGCCTGATCGAATTTTTTCTGCCGGTACGCGGCCAGTGCGTAGTAGTAGTGGGCGTAGGGAGCCGTCGCTCCACCGCGCTGAATGATCGAGTTTAGTTCGGTTTTGGCCCGTTCGTAGTCGCCGGTCTGCACCAGTTTCACAGCCGCCTTGTAGCGACGCTGTGCGTCCGTTGATGGTTGCGCACTGACGACAGTCAGCACCGACAAACCAATCAATCCGCTTAAAACGATGCCCTTTCCGATCATTGGGTTATGTGGGTTAACGCACGAGAGCAACGCACGTGCGTTGCTCTCGGCCAGACAGTGTATATATACCAGACTACGTGTGAGCCGGTATGGTTTATTTTTTGGTCTTCGCTTTCCGCTGGGCTTCGTCGGCTTGTTTACGGGCTTCCTCGGCCGCTGCCAGTTGCTTTTGCAGCATGGCCTGAAAACCACCCGGTTTTTTGCCTTCGCCAGCGGCATTTTTGCGCCGGTTTTCGTCCAGCACGGCCTTGATTTTGTCTTCGTCGACAAAGCGCCGGATGATCTGCTGCTGCGCGATCGTCACGACGTTCGACAC is part of the Spirosoma rhododendri genome and encodes:
- a CDS encoding glycosyltransferase, with the protein product MLRFSIIIPVFNRPDELRELLTSLTRQTYTNFEVLVIEDGSVERAEDVVVEFASKLAIRYFEKPNSGQGFARNYGFERATGDYFVIFDSDALVPPHYFQTVSQHLAGQWLDAYGGPDRAHPDFTPVQKAISYSMTSPFTTGGIRGSKTNLGGTYHPRSFNMGLSRQVWEKTRGYRLSRMGEDIEFAIRIIESGFTTGLIPDAYIYHKRRTRFAQFYRQLRFFGRARINISRYYPRELKLVHTFPALFTLYVFSVPVWLLISPWLFGLAVAGLLVFSLAILIDATRKESSLYVGLLSVEAAFVQLIGYGIGFLSEGWKRLREPKGFRETGATIDYPS
- a CDS encoding nitrite/sulfite reductase — translated: MAIDITDRVSTAARRDILDLERRISSFQSGDIADEAFRKFRLTRGVYGQRQPGVQMIRIKLPYGRITADQLIRIADLSDKYATGNLHATTRQDIQLHFVKLADSPQLWAELEDAGITLKEACGNTVRNVTGSARAGIDPTEPFDITPYAYSIFDYFLRNPICQDMGRKFKIAVSSSEADSAYGYMHDVGLVPRMQDGKRGFKVMLGGGLGAQPFSAQTASEFMEEERIIPFIEGVIRVFDRYGERQKRHKARMKYLLNDIGLEEMLRLVEEETLALKVKEFDVQGLTFNVATESDEQPSTVNIEAQTENPAYATWLKTNVFEQKQAGWYAVQLRVLLGDMHSDTARALAEIVKQYAADDIRVTVNQGYLLRFVRPENLPAVFDALDALGLAEPGFDTTADITTCPGTDTCNLAISSSYGITRALETMMREEFPDLVFNDDIKIKISGCMNGCGQHSVANIGYHGSSLKNGAYVLPALQVLLGGGFNGKGEGLIADKVIKIPSKRGPDSLRYLLRDFETNAFDGEYFSDYYARQGKNYFYQLLKPLADLKTLVNTDYIDWDHTEAYVTEVGVGECASVLIDLVATTLEEATEKAGWSREALTDGRWADALYHAYNVFVTGAKAALMSRDVPTNTQYGIINDFDKTFAGEPGFHPTEGDFKAQVFSINKQEPSEAFARQFLTDADAFLHSVQTYRDAQIEHDGLPELHELVQAKDS
- the cobA gene encoding uroporphyrinogen-III C-methyltransferase, giving the protein MKLTLVGAGPGDPDLITLKGVKALQQADVVMYDALVHPDLLTHCRPDALLVYVGKRRGAYSCMQEDINPLIVHYAQQYGHVVRLKGGDSFVFGRGYEELDYARQHGLDTAVVPGLSSSYAVPASAGVPLTTRGLSESFWVVTGTTKAGQLSADLTLAAQSSATVVVLMGMHKLPDIARLFAEQGKADTPIAIIQNGTLPEQRVVTGHIHSIVDRVAETQIDNPAIIVIGAVAGLTTDQYASIAAAVGQD
- a CDS encoding ABC transporter substrate-binding protein, which translates into the protein MIGKGIVLSGLIGLSVLTVVSAQPSTDAQRRYKAAVKLVQTGDYERAKTELNSIIQRGGATAPYAHYYYALAAYRQKKFDQARLMLRQLTDRFPDWPKQPDATYLLGISQLEEGRYDDGLKTLDGLNDPALRSDAARAEQAILGRATDLRALKQLNRTYPDNRIVGLALIDLIQRSSSDRADLELSDELTNRFGVPGTAAPRLTPTTSTSAQSQPSRTNRPAVTASTRPNRVKSSYNVAVMMPFRIEDFNNGKRSRSNQYVYDLYNGMIMAKAKLQQEGITVNLLAYDLDNDPNRTLELVNSPAFAQTDLIIGPLYVEPNRIVSAWANQNGVVLLNPIATSSELIQDQPMSFLAQSSLARQAEQVAGQAQSINNIRRAAIYFGSTRKDSLLAAAYRDELLQQRYQIADFRRMGPTAQATAASLFTPVPRPGVATPTSTTPAVPATTVPAIGHVFLSSSNDTDGPRLQEALSNRRVNAPLLATASAFNMYKNGSSTFSRRDLYLLYPDYVSSDREPVVTFNQTYLAELNTIPSVFASEGYDMLLFFGRQLAKNGGLRNRDAMRSDTDDYLLSGFDYTQSNDNQIVPIVKFDGGRFIKIN
- the hisS gene encoding histidine--tRNA ligase codes for the protein MQKPTLPKGTRDFGPEQMRKRLFIFDTIRQTFQRFGFQPLETPSMENLSTLMGKYGDEGDQLLFKILNSGDFAGSLTDADLQTGSKKLTPKISEKGLRYDLTVPFARYVVMNRNNLPMPFKRYQMQPVWRADRPQKGRYREFYQCDADVVGTDSLICEAEIILMIHEVMRNLGIQDFTLKINNRKILAGIAEAIGMPGQEGPLSVAIDKLDKIGKDKVLDELRERGFSEEAISQLDPLFTFDNASTAATLDQLTNWLAASATAQKGVAELRETLQLAELAGLENAQIEIDPTLARGLSYYTGAIFEVKANGVSIGSISGGGRYDNLTGAFGMPGLSGVGISFGVDRIYDVMDELALFPEGAGQGTKVLIIPFDADARVVALPLLSQFRTANVSAEVYPDLAKVKKMLDYANAKQIPFVVLIGSEEVQTNQLTIKNMVSGEQHKVATNDVVSFVTERIG
- the hemL gene encoding glutamate-1-semialdehyde 2,1-aminomutase, producing MMTSEQLFEKAKTLIPGGVNSPVRAFRSVGGNPLFIKSAKGPYLYDEDGREYIELINSWGPMILGHAFEPVEKAVADAIQHSFSFGAPTRKEVEMAELIVSMVPSVEMVRMVNSGTEATMAAIRVARGFTGRDKIIKFEGCYHGHGDSFLIAAGSGAMTMGIPDSPGVTKATAADTLTAPYNDLAAVEELLLNNHNQVAALILEPVVGNMGCVLPEPGFLEGIRALCDQHSVVLIFDEVMTGFRLAKGGAQERFGITPDLTTMGKIIGGGMPVGAYGGRADIMKMVAPAGPVYQAGTLSGNPIAMSAGLAMLHHLNDHPNVYTRLDAIGDKLTTGFRQTLDKLGLAYTINHISSMFTLFMTDRPVIDFAGAKSCDTALFGHYFHAMLDRGIYLAPSQFESLFLSVALTDELVDRIIQANDESLREVVG
- a CDS encoding peroxiredoxin family protein — encoded protein: MKLLALISLAVAVSAGQLAIAQVPAVETRTGGISYTHRIDDKTIIIDKATGERIPASKYEELTRRDRNGYHLEEVMNEYGQPASYLLRPTTSEERETHRFYNRGDENRPKVGAEMPLFVMKGIDNKEYRSTELKGQVVVLSFWISTHRPFWNLKHVAQFAEALQPFQTGAGFMSLGIFSDSAEEIADVLKTQKLPFVAVPNAYGFNRKFGVGAGSTCIVVDRDGKVAAFIDGADYAALKTVLERLNRK